From the genome of Uranotaenia lowii strain MFRU-FL chromosome 1, ASM2978415v1, whole genome shotgun sequence, one region includes:
- the LOC129751371 gene encoding rhodopsin-like: MAYYGPNSGIWGQPISNLTVVDKVPPEIMHLIDPHWYQFPPMNPLWHSIIGFVIFLLSVVSVIGNGVVIYIFTTAKSLRTPSNLFVVNLALSDFMMMSTNGFTMVYNCWFETWALGVLMCDLYAFTGSLFGCCSIWTMTMIALDRYNVIVKGLSGKPLTNTGAILRILLCWLIGVFFGSLPMLGWNRYVPEGNMTACGTDYLTDDWFHKSYILTYSFFVYYVPLFTIIYSYVYIVKAVTEHEKGMREQAKRMNMQSLRSGDDGKAAEMKLAKIALVTISLWFMAWTPYTVINYTGVFQTAQISPLATIWGSVFAKANAVYNPIVYGISHPRYRAALYRRFPSLACNDVPIGDDKSMASDTSAVSCGTPTETTTTSA; encoded by the exons ATGGCGTATTACGGTCCCAATTCCGGAATATGGGGTCAACCCATTTCCAACTTGACTGTGGTAGATAAAGTACCACCGGAAATCATGCACCTGATCGACCCTCACTGGTATCAATTTCCACCGATGAACCCGCTGTGGCATTCTATTATTGGATTTGTGATTTTCTTGCTAAGTGTGGTATCCGTCATTGGCAATGGCGTAGTTATCTATATCTTCACTACTGCTAAATCCCTCCGGACGCCGTCCAATCTGTTTGTCGTCAATTTGGCCCTTTCCGATTTCATGATGATGTCTACCAATGGCTTCACCATGGTCTACAATTGTTGGTTTGAAACCTGGGCCCTCGGAGTGCTGATGTGTGATCTGTACGCCTTTACCGGATCCCTGTTCGGGTGCTGCTCGATCTGGACCATGACTATGATCGCCCTTGATCGGTACAACGTCATCGTGAAGGGTCTGTCCGGAAAACCGCTGACCAATACCGGGGCCATCCTGCGAATACTCCTTTGCTGGTTGATTGGAGTTTTCTTCGGTAGTCTGCCGATGCTGGGATGGAATCGATACGTTCCGGAAGGCAATATGACCGCCTGTGGAACCGACTATCTGACCGATGATTGGTTCCACAAGTCGTACATATTGACGTATTCTTTCTTCGTGTACTACGTGCCTTTGTTTACCATCATCTATTCCTACGTGTATATTGTTAAG GCCGTCACAGAGCACGAGAAAGGCATGCGGGAGCAGGCCAAACGGATGAACATGCAATCCCTTCGATCCGGCGACGACGGGAAAGCGGCCGAAATGAAGCTGGCCAAAATCGCTCTGGTCACCATATCGCTCTGGTTCATGGCCTGGACTCCATACACCGTTATCAACTACACCGGTGTGTTCCAGACGGCCCAAATTTCACCGCTGGCCACCATTTGGGGATCCGTCTTTGCCAAGGCCAATGCCGTCTACAACCCGATCGTATATGGTATCAGCCATCCACGGTATCGGGCGGCTCTGTATCGACGCTTCCCCTCGTTGGCCTGCAACGACGTCCCGATCGGTGATGATAAATCTATGGCATCGGATACATCGGCAGTCAGCTGCGGAACACCGACTGAAACTACTACTACTAGCGCTTGA